A stretch of DNA from Carettochelys insculpta isolate YL-2023 chromosome 18, ASM3395843v1, whole genome shotgun sequence:
TTGCACAGTTGTGCTCTGTCCGATCGCCATTTGAGCACTTGTCTCCTGGAGCCATCGTCATCCTCCTCTCACAGCTGTTATGCCGTCACACTGCTTTCGATCCCGGCTCTCCTGTCCGTATCGAGAACTGTCTGCGTCCTCCTCCAGAGTCGTCAGTACGCCCCTTCTCCAGCTTTAACAAGGGTATAccagccccatcctggcccctccCAAGGATGTCTGGTGCTGGGCTTGCGCCCGTTCACAAAGAACTAGCAGTCCTagagcaccttagagactaacaattgtGTATGAgttgctgagctttcatgggtaaggcccacttgCTCAGTGAAGTGTGTgggtgtggcagggaggggcagaaaagaaggctgggggagggagtcacCTGTCATTCACAGGACCTCTGCAAAGATGGGGAAAGTGCCCTGGGCATGTGTAAGGTGGCTGAGATCCCTGTTACACCCCTGGTTAAATGTCATCTGGAAGGCTTGACTGCAACTgccccagcctgtggggctggcaccggAGTGGCCTGGCTCTCCCTGTGCCCGAGGGTCACCCAGCGTGTGAGCTGAGCATTCCAGCCCACGTTGTGTCCACGTGTCCATCCcgctgctgcagccaggcctggTCCCCCAGTGCCCAGCACGGAATGCCCCATCTCGTCCCCCCACACACAATGCAAGCAAAGCGCCAGCttggcagaggggctgcagccagctcttGTGTTCTGAGTGGGCCCCACCTCCCAGCAACAGCTGGCTGACACGGGCACGCCATTGTGGCACTGGGCAGGGCAGTGGCCCCTGTCGTTCTGCAGTGCCAAGCGCCATATACGGCTCTCCTGTCCGGGGCTGGCATGGTACCAGCCCCGCCATTCTCACACCCATCCCCTCTGCTTTCCAGATCCAGCTGCGCTGCCGGAAGGGGATCCCGCCCGCGCTGCGGGGCCGGGCCTGGCAGTACCTCTCGGGCGGCAAGGTCAAGCTGGAGCAGAACACCGGCAGGTTTGACGTAAGGCGCTCTCGGTTCTCCTCTGCTGTCCCCGGGGCTCAGAACTCGCCCGGagggctgggcggggcgggggctggggtgctgctggCGTCTGGGACACCACCCGCAACCCATcgtggctgccccaccccctggagctggaccagcctccagcacccGTAGGGCCCACGCCCACTGGTGCCACACCGCCCCCTGGCCCTCACGTGTCCCCAGCCAGGGTCCCTCTGTTTctgtctgtgtgcagaataaattgttagGTGCCCCATggcctgtgtggctgtgcaccaccatagaGACCCCTGCAGCCGGTCAGGCCTCTCTGCTCGGCTCGCCAGCTGCTGCTGCGCGGGGCCCAGAGGCAGTGTCGGTCCCCTTGGGAGCTGCGCTGCCCCGTCTGCTGCTGCGGGTGTGACCCCAGCCCTGCGAAGGAGCCTGGTGGGTTGCTGAGAGCAGGAGAACCCGCTGCCGGACCCAGCCTCGTGGCTCCCCACGAGATAGCTGCCCTGCCAAGTGGGGCTGTGCTAATCCCTGCAGGGGATCCCGCCAGGCAATAAGCACGTTCCAGAGGGGTTAGCACCAGGCGCTGGAGGGACAGAGTGAGGCAGAGGCcacagctgctgcactggggcgCCCGGCCTGCTGCAGACACCGCCcgtgctggcagggagctgccagtcTGCAGGGGCGGCATTAGTGGGGCCGACGGGGGCTACTGGCGACGCTGATCAAATCCCTCTCGGCGGGGGCAGAGGCCCATGTTCGAGGGCAGGCAGGCACTTGGTGTCTGctgcacaggctgctgctggttaGCACGTCACCCTGCGCCCCCTCTGCCCACTCCaaggagcagtgctggggctcaCATTACCACCtactgggctgggccgggccaggtgGGCGCCAGCCAGCCCTGCGGAGAGCCTGTCTGCTAGGCTTGAACCTGGGCTCCTAGAGTTCCTCAGGCCGGCCGCGCTGCGGTGCACCCCCGCCTGTCAGCGGCCATGGGCTTGGTGCTGGGCTCGGAGCGGGgaagggggccaggagctggccgAGCCAGAGGACTGGATGCAGCTGGTCCTGGAGGGGCCATGCTGGGCTGCTCAGCTGCATGGAGCCATTCCCGCAGGCTGCACAGGAGCTGGGCCCGAAGCTGGGGGGAGACCTGCCAAATCTCCCTCCTGTCTGACTCCACCCGTGGCTGCGGGGAGGGGCGGAAACGGGCCTGGAGGTGTGCAGGTCTGAAagggggcctggcctggctccttggGCTGTGCAGCAGGAATCTGATCTCACCAGTGCGTGGCACCAGGACAGGGCAAAGCCCCTCAGGCCTTGGTGCTCTGACCTGCCCAGCCCTTTCCCAGTGGTTAGGGGCAAAGGCAGCTGgcggagctgcagggctgtccctgcTCAGTTACGCTGGGTTGTCTCACAACAGGCAGTCCCGTAAAGGTGTTGCCGGGCAGGGCAGGTGTGTGCCTGGTGCCAGGCGGGAGGGCCGTCGCTCCGCAGGGTTAGGACTGGCAGCGCTGAGAGTTTATCCTTGTGTGACGGCTGGAGATGCCTCTTCATTCGGAGCGTCTCCTTCAGAGTGCCTTGATCTTAAATTACACCGTTGTGGGACGTGGGTGGGGGGAACCTGGCGgcgggttgggggttgggggacgTGGGGGGTGGCTCTGCGGTTATATACTGACTGGCACTGAGGATCAAGAAGTGCCGTCTTGCTAAGCAGCTGAAAGGGAATTGCCACGTCACGGCGGCGTGGACAACAGCCGTCCCTGCTATCGGCAGCTCCCTGCTCAGCCTGCGCGAGGCCGGCTCGCGCCCCGGTGGGCCGGTGTGAGGCTGTTCTGGACCAGCACTGTTCACACTTACCTGCTGTCGGCGCCAGGCGGGGGTGGGAACGGTTTGGATGGCTCGTGGGCACGTGGCGCCGTCTGTGTCTGCCACCGTGTCTGTTAATGGCCtcgtcctgctgggccaggtgaGGCGCTCGTGGAGGTGGGGGCCCCGGGGTGCCTGGTAACTTCACTGCTctctcctgccaggagctggacctCTTGCCAGGGGACCCCAAGTGGCTGGACGTGATTGAGCGGGATCTCCACAGGCAGTTCCCGTTCCACGAGATGTTTGTGTCCCGGGGCGGCCACGGGTGAGTGCTgtgccgcgccgcgccgcgctgcTCGGCCGTTCACAGCATGCCACGCCGGGGCTCTGGGCTCGGCCCGGTTACCTGCAGACCAGCTGGGCCGGGCCTGGTTGGTTCCAGTCTCTAGCGTTGCCCGTCCCTCAGCCCACCTGCCCTGGGGCTCGGACGCACAGTAacgtgctgggctgggctccctggtgccggttgcctggctctgtgccagcacTCAGCCCGGTGGGGGAGGTCATGCTGATGCCCCTCAGGGGCCtgtggggtgtgcagtggggaggcaggcGGTTGTGTGCTCACACGGCTGCGGGGAGCTGGCAGCTCGCACCAAGCAGGGTGACGTGTGCGCGGCAATGGGAGAGGCTTCTCGGGGTTACTTGGAAACAAGGAACATCTTGCGCTGCAGGCTGGGCCTGTGGGACAAccgagcctggctctgggccacCTCCCCGGCTGGGAATGCCGGGGCCCAGCACACCCATGGTCGGTCCCAGAGcaagcagctccccctgcccgtCTGGGGGGCGTGAGTCAGCCTCTCCCGCGAAGCCCCCAGCTAAGGTGACTAAcctggctggaggggctctggggcggaGAGGCTGACGCAGGCGCTGCCCAGGACGTGTCTCTGACTCAGCCTCCGCGGCAGGATGACGTGGGGGGCCCTGGAGTGTGTGCGTGGGAGCCCGGTGAGAGAGTTCAGGCCCAGGGGAAGGGCAGGTCCTGGTGCACTGAGGGCCTTGCACAGCGGAGGGCGTTGCAGGCACTGAGGAGAGCAGTGGAGCAGAACTTGGCTCAGCACCTCCTTTGGCTGCCAGCTGTGCCATGCCCCGGCCTCGGCCCTGCGTCCTGCACCCCGGCTTAGAAACTGCTCTGGCGTCTGGCGGCGGGAGGCCATGTGGAGCTGCCAGCGTCCAACTGCAGGAGAAGTGACTTGCGCTGGGGCGGGCGcctggctgtggtctggggcacctgggagtgcccccccacgccccagctccgggcagtgctgagtagagctgTGTTCCTGGCACTgcgtgggctccgggggggcagagggagctgagACACCCCTCCCCATCCGCCCACGGCTgctctccctgtccctgccctgcccagcagctgcGGTTCCCTCGCAGGCAGCAGGACCTGTTCCGGGTGCTGAAGGCCTACACGCTGCACCGGCCGGAGGAGGGCTACTGCCAGGCCCAGGCGCCCATCGCAGCGGTGCTGCTCATGCACATGCCCGCCGAGGTACTGAACACGCCGCCGCCACGGGcagcgccgtggggcagggcggggccctGAGCACCCCGGTGGGGCAGTGGGCAGTACTGGTTCTGCCGGGGGCTGGCCCTTGCGgaggagcagcacagcagctgggagggatcCTGCTCCCTTTCTCCCCGGGAGCGCCTGGAGGGCCCCTCCTGGCAGACGCAGCCAGCCCTGATGCTCGCCGGGGTAGCGGCTGACAGCGCTGCCCGGGTGGGTCTAGGAGTGAGGCTGGTGCTCCAGCGGTGAGGCTAGGGGAGACCGGGGAGAGGTTAGAGCTGAGTCATTCCCACCCCAGGAGGAGAGGCCAGGCAGGGCGCTGTGTCCCCAAGCCCGGCAGGGGTGGGGGTCCTTACCGGGCGTGCTGGCTGTGCCTAGGGGTAGGAGTTGCAGGGGAAGGACCTCTcctttttgggggggtgggggagttaccCCCGAAGTCCCTCCAGTGGCCTGGGAGCTGTTTGCCTGGCACTGCACAACCCTGTGGGCCAATGGGGCTCCCTGGCCCTTCACTGCGGCACTGGAGCTGCCTTGTCACTTCTCAGCGGTGGAAATCCAAATGTGCCCGGCCCTTGCAAACACCCTCACTGGCATCAGCTTGGCCACCGGCCAGAGCACCTGGGAGCTGCGGCTGTCACCGGGTACTGGCCATGGCGCTGAGTAATGAGCGCCCAGGGCTGTCTGGGTCTTGCATAGGCTGAATCAGGAGGCGGCAAGTGTCCCTTTAgcttcctagggctggaaggggcctcaggaggtcattgggtccagcccctgcccaaagcaggatcaaccccaactaaatcatccagccaAGACTGTCACGCTGGggcttaaaaccctctagggatggagattcccccgcctccttaggtaacacattccagtgcttcaccaccctctgggaacgttttcctaatgtcccacccgCACCTcccctctctaacttcagaccatcgcttcccgccccaggcagcctgggcagTGCTGGTAAAATTCTGTGCTGTCACTGGGGCTCAGACGCccgcctgccctgggctcccaaATCCCCGTAGCGTCTGCGTGTGCCCCGGACCCTGGGGTATGGCATCATCCTGGGTAACTCTCAAGCTGGGATCCCTCTGGCTGAGCCTCTGCCCCGTCACCACACTGGGGCTGTGcctgctttgggggagggggtgcttccCGGCACCTGAGACAGGGACTGCCTAGGCTCCTGCCTCAGGGatcaccctcctgccctggctgctgcgtCGGCTCCCGTGCACGGACAGGAGCcatgtgcctggccctccctggagcacgagccaccctgggcaggctgtggggagggatggCGAGGGCCTGGGCGGCCTTGTGCTGTGGgggatggcaccagccctgctttGAGGCCCAGCTTAGACGGTCCAGGGACCAGGCTGCCTTGCGCTCTGCTGGGCCCCTCGGCTTGggaggagcagtgctggcaggcGGGTCGTGCAGGGGCTGCACAAGGAGGGTGTCTCTGGGCAGGCCACCGCGCCCCGGCCCTGCACTGACGGCCGGTTCCTTGCAGCAAGCCTTCTGGTGCCTGGTGCAGATCTGCGAGAAGTACCTCCCCGGCTACTACAGCGAGAAACTGGTGAGTGGGGGtgtccctctgcctcccccagacGGCGgcttcctctgccccagggcttccCTGCAGACCTCATCTCCTGGTCCCTCCTACTCCAGAGCTCAACCCCTGATCCCTTAGCCCAGCGCTGACCCAGGTCAGAGCCTGCAGACAGCAGCCATGCTGGGGCTCCCTGGAGCATGccgggctccctgctccccacccctgtcagACAGAGCCCAGGGTGGCCAAGTACACTGGGTCTGTAGCAACAGGCCTGCGGGGCAGCCTGTGACGGGGGGGCGGGTAGCTGAGGGGTTGGCTGAGGAGGGGAGTTCAGAGCCCAGCTCTTCCAGGCTGTGTCACTGGGCCTCAGTTCCTCCCCGTACCCGGTGCGCTGGGCCCTCAGCCCGGCTGCACTTGGCCCAGTGGTTCTCGGACTTCAGCCTCCGCAGGGCCCCCCGACCCAACACCAGAATTGCACATCACGTGCTGGACTGAAAACCTGGTGACGGAACCAATTTACCTTTTTTTCTCACCTCTTTTTGTCACTCTTGTTATAAGCAAAACCAGTTCTCCCCTTATGTCCCTGTTCGGCACCGGGTGGGGGGGCAAGGACTTTGGCCTTGCTGCCTCCTCCCAGGCCCTCCCACCTCTCTTGGCAGCTCATCTCAGCCTGAGTCCCCAGTCTGCCTTgcagggtccctgctggggagggcaaGGTGCCCTGTGGCTCAGGCTGTGTTACCTGCACCAtggccagctgggagcagctggctggccctgTCACTGGCAGGTGACAGCTGTTGTCTCAGGCTGTGGCTTGGTGACCCTGCGAGTGTGGCTGGTGGGCACCACCTGGGAAGGGTCCCTAGCCCCGCTGCACCTCGCCTGGACCCTGCCCTTCTCGCCCCAGGAGGCCATCCAGCTGGACGGGGAGATCCTTTTCTCACTGCTGCACCGGATCGCGCCTGTGGCCCACAAGCACCTGAGCAAGCAGAAGATTGACCCGATCCTTTACATGACGGAGTGGTTCATGTGCGCCTTCTCCCGCACCCtgccctggagctctgtgctgcGGGTCTGGGACATGTTCTTCTGCGAAGGTAGTGCCTGCCTCGGCTCCCCGGGCGGGGCAGGCGCTGCTCACTGCTGCAGGGGCCtccggggagctgcagggaggacaCAGCGCAggggccagctccccaggaccTGCATTTCCAACCCACCACTGGGTGGGGAGCTCCGGTGGGCCTTCTACTGGCCCCAGCCACGTGCCTGGCAGcatgtggggaaggagcagctgggtCCGTGACCAGGCTGCCAAGTGTGAGGCTCGGCCCTGGGCTGGCGCAGGCCTGGGGGGCCGATGCTGCCTTGCAGCTGCcgtgggggtgctggggctggtgaggcCTTGTCTCCAGCTGGGGTGGCCCTCTGCAGTCAGTGGCTGCTGGGTTTCCGGTTGTGGGGGTTCAGGGCTGTATGTGGGGGGAGCACTGGAGCCTACATCTGTCTCTGCCCAGCCTCCCACCAGCCCGTAACCTGGCGTGGCCTGGGACAGCCCCGAGGGTATCACCATTGTACCCCCTCCTCAGGGCCTCCTGTCCCAACATGCCTTGCTGGGCCTGAGCACTGACCCAGTGGGGGTGGAGATCCCCACTCCCCCCATACCTCCCCCggctggggagagctgtcccTGTGGCTggcgaggggcggggcggggcagggtccGTCCACCGGCTGCAGGGTGGtggagctctggggccatgctggtGCTCCTCTTCCAGGCGTGAAGATCCTGTTCCGGGTGGGGCTGGTGCTGCTGAAACACACGCTGGGCTCCTCTGACAAGCTCAAGTCCTGCCAGGGGCAGTACGAGACCATAGAGCGGCTGAGAGCCCTGAACCCCAAGATCATGCAAGAGGCCTTCCTGGTGCAGGAGGTGAGGGCCTGTGTCCTGGGCTGCTCTGCCCCACGCAGCTGGACTGTCGGGAGCCGGCTGCATGGCCTGAGCCTTGCATCTGGTGACGGCTGGCGCTCGGCTCTCGGGTTCCCTGCAGCGGCGGTGGGCTGGGGCATGGCGAGGAGGCCTGAGGatggatggggggctggggtctCTCCTCCCGGCAGCTGGCCGCTGTGCGGCAGTTCCTGGCCGGGGCTGTGCCCAGCGGAAGGTGCCAGGGGGCGGCCCTGGGCTCAGATTCGCCTGCACTGGGGACAGGGGTCGGAGGTGagcccccacttctgcagccgtgAGGGGCTCTCGGGAGCTCCACGTGGACCAAGTTGAAACCCAAGGCCCCCGCCCCATGGCGCACTGCCCAGGCACAGAGCAGCGGCCGTGTTCGGGGTGGTGCTGTgctctgctggtgagctctgGGATAACACAGGCCTGCCCCATCAGGGTATGGCCCGAGTGCTGGTCCCTAGAAGTGGGAGCCCTGTTGgtgtcccagcctggcccctgtcCCCCATTGGCACCTCTGCCCCTCGCATCGCTCCAGTAAGAGGGGAGGGCCCCTTCGGGGGGCTAGAGTAGGTCACGTGCTGatcgtgggggcggggggcaggctctgggtcgCTCTAGCTGGGTGCTGGGGTCGCCCTGGGGATCCAGCTGCgtgggcagcccccactgcagcctgggctggctgggcagggcctgagCGCCTGTGTTGGCCCCTCCCAGATCCTAGAGCTGCCGGTGACGGAGCGGCATATCGAGCGGGAGCACCTGATCCAGCTGAAGCAGTGGAAGGAGACCCACGGGGAGCTGCAGTGCCCACCCTGCCCACGCCTGCACGGCGCCAAAGCCATCAGTAACTCGGAGCCCTATTCCCGCAAGGCGCTGGAGCCTTCCCCCTCCAtcatcctgccccccagcccggccctcctgccccagggccacaagAACAAGGAGAGAGCAGACCCAGGGAAAGGCCGGCCAGCCAACGGCCCCAGCCTGGAGGCGAACGGAGATCAGGCCttggcagggccctgggctcGGCCCCAGCAGCTGACACCTGAGGCCTCCCTGCATCACCAGTCCAAGGAGAGCCTGAGCTCCCATGAGAGTGAAGACACCTATTTGTaacggggggtgcctggctcagcgcccagggctgccacctctgcacgccccagctggcagcaggattGGTTCCCTGTTGCAGCCAAGGTGGGGAGCATCCTGTGCCCGGGGGGCCTCTCTCCTGTCCCTGGGGGCCCAGGGGAAGACCTTGGCCCATGGGAGCAAAGTTCTttgtgtggctgcagctgagggagctgggctgggcctgggcccccATTTGGAGCCCTgagcagagggctgtgggggagtgtctgcccagccccagctgtgctcaGAGCTGCCCTTTGACATAAGCTGAGGGACTGGCCTGGCAGAGCAGAGCCGGAACCCATCTCTTCCCTGTGAGGGAGCTGAggctggagccggagccggggccagggccagggcctgacCCCTACGCCTCCTGCTGTCTCGCCGGCCTCATCTTCAGCCTCTGAGTAGCCCCAAGGAGGGTGTGAGGCTCAGCTGCCCACGTGCTCCCTCTGAGCTGCCGGGGAGGGCTGAGccctccactgctgctgcagcccgtCTGGCGGAGGTGTGTCCGTCTGCCTGTCCCTCCCGAGGGGGGCAGCGCTCGCTCTCTTGGCTGAGCTGGGCCTGTTTCCAAGCTGCcgggaggggtgagggaggaaaCGACCTGCTGAGAGGCCCTGGGGCGCTGTGCCTGAGCCTCTTCCCGCTTGCGCCGCAGCGGTCACCCTATTTATTTGCCTTTGTAGTAGCCGTGTGCCAGGGGAGTCTCACCCAGCTGCAGGGTGAGATCAGACTCTCCTGCTGGGCGGCTGCTGGgctcaggcccaggccctggctgccccagacTGGATGGAAGTCCTgctgcagggggtctggctggacCCTCGGCTCTGGCTGGGTAGGGGCAGCCCCTCTGAACACATGCAGGTGGTAACTgaggcggctggggctggggctggctgctgtgcactGGTGCTGGGGGTGAGCATGTGCCATTGAACCAGGGGCGGAAGGGTGACGCCCCAGCCTCCGAGCggtgcagctcccagcatgcactgcacaGGCGCCTGGCCAGCTGGCTCATGCGTTAGTCTCTGCAGCTGCATGTGCCCCCGTAGGGGCTGGGGTGCTGGCGCTGAGCCAGCCTGGGGGTAGTTATGGCAATGGTGAAAGGGCCGGAGGGATGTTTTCCACTGGCATCATTAGGGGCCCttagctggggggggaggggcagttagGAACACCCCCCCCAGGACCAGACAAAAGGGGGCTGGTCGGGGTGCCAAGGGACGGTCAGAGCTCTACGGCTGTCGTCCcacccgctgctctctgcctggggCAACAGGGCTCTGATTGTCTTGGCCTCCTTGCAGCCTTGCTGGGGGGGCCTCTCCTGGCCTAGCTGTGCTGGGCTGCATCCTGGCTGGGTCAGTCTGGAGCAAGGGAAGGAGGTAGCGATGGTTTTACACAGCACCTCAATAAAGCAGATTGtgcacagctggccctgccttcTCTGCCTGCCACAAGTGAggagcctgccctggccctgagggtgcctggccccagcttTCCCTGTCACAGAACCCGCTGCGCCTTGTCCAGAAAGCCGACCTTGGaccaccctgctcctcccaccatcATGCAtcagagccctgcagggctcagccaGTCCTCCCTGACTCAGCTGGGCCTGGGCTTGCCTTAGCAACTCCctcctttgaaatgctacagCTCCCTTGTCCCTCCTGCCTCGCACTCCTGTGCCTGcctctggggctgagctgggctggctctTCACTCTGACTCCTGCCCCAGGTGCTGGGGGGGAATCCTaaattccagcagctgcagcgTGGGCTCTGGCTACCAGAGGCCCCCACCCAAGTGCTGCctggggcccccagcccccctgagGGGTATGCATGCTTGCGCGAGGCAGGAGCAAGTTCCAGGACCAGCCAGCGGCCTGGGCTGAGGCAGAAGCCAGGtggcccaggggcctggctgtgcgctgggggtagggagggcagcaggggatcgtgctgtgcagctgcaccactgcaggcaCCAGCCAGGGTGCACAGGGCAGTTTCTGGGCCCAGCTGGTGCctgtgaggctgggggtgggccagGGGTCAGGCCCGCTGTCTAATCCCTTGCCCAGAGGGGGTGGGTGAGACTCTGGCTCGCTGGGGATCTCTGCAGGGGTGGAAAGCCTGAactgcctgctgcactgctgcactgctcctgggCCAGAAGGTTCAGCATGTGGCTGCCGGGTGGATTTACACCCGCGGCAGCCTTGAGCTGTTTGAAAAAGCAAAGGCCCAGACGTGAGGAGGGACCAGGCTGCAGCGAGTTCAGGCATGGTCTGGGGTGttacccagccagccccccaccagtTTCAGCTGCACTGGGGGTtgagcagccctggctcccctggcctggCAAGGGGCTGGCAGCGAAGGGGCATTTCTGCACTGCAGTAGATGGTCACTGTTTagctcctggcagggctggaggccagcCAGCCCGagtgggctcctgccccagtGTGTCATGGGGTGGATTCCATGGAGGCCAGATAGGGACTGACAGTCGCTGATGAGAGGATCCACTGGTCCCGCGCCAGAGCCTCATGGACTGGGCCCCACCGCACGTGGCAACCTCAATATAGAAATGGAGAGAGGACCAGGCAGAGCCCATTCCTTTCTCGCCCGCCACTGGAGACAGGAGTAGGGCGCTGGGGCCACATGGTGACAGCGAACTCGGGCAGCAGGAGAGGCCTGGAGCTGTCACTTCCTGGGGAGTGAAGAAccagctggggaacagggcaatGGGCAAGGACAGGCAGTGGCGGCAGAtctgccccatcactgttctggtCACATTGCCCAGGACTGGGGAAGTCCCTTCCCGGATCCTAGCCAGGATCCCAGGCTGGTGGGTCGCTACCCCACAAGCAGCGCCGGTAGTGCAAACCTGGTGTCGTgacagtggggcaggggccagagcaCTTCCCAGGGCCACTGCCTCCGGCGCCCGAGCGCTGGGCCTGGccttgggctggtggctgctggggAATGGAGAGAAATGGCTccgacccccaccccccctggcccagggctccggACCACTCCCCACTTCGCTACGCGGAAGCCTCTTGTTGAACGGGGGCCAGGGTCTCATTTCACACTCTGAACCTGTTATGGGACACTGCAGGTGGCAGGGGCCGGAGACAGACAACCTGTTACCTGCATCAGTCCCAGGGGACTCACTTCCTGTGTGCTGCTGGGCCAGATGGGGGATGAAGTGTTCTGGGCACGCCAGCTACAGGGTCAGCTGGAGGCTCCGTTTGCATCCCACAGGTCACTCCACACgcagggttgggctgggggttggggtacaggctctgggagggaggtagggtgcagcGTTGGCtctaggctggggtggggggtgcaggggataCAGTCTctaggagggaggtggggtgctggggtggaggtgaagggggtacaggctctgagggggaggtggggtgcagggttggctctaggctggggtggggggtgcaggggaaacgctctgggtggggtgcagggttggctctaggctggggtgggggtgcaggggggtacaggctctgggagggagggggtgcagggttggctctaggctggggtggggggtgcaggggatagaggctctgggtggggtgcagggttggctctggggtggggtgggggtgcaggggggtacaggctctgggagggagggggtgcagggttggctctaggccggggtggggggtgcaggggatataggctctgggaggaaggtggggtgctggggtggggggtgcaggggatagaggctctgggtggggtgcagggttggctcgggtggggtgggggtgcaggggggtacaggctctgggagggagggggtgcagggttggctctaggctggggtgggggggtgcaggggaagcaggttctgggtggggtgcagggttggctctggggtggggtgggggtgcaggggggtacaggctctgggagggagggggtgcagggttggctctaggccggggtggggggtgcaggggatataggctctgggaggaaggtggggtgctggggtgggggatgcaggggatagaggctctgggt
This window harbors:
- the TBC1D10A gene encoding TBC1 domain family member 10A isoform X2, which codes for MLPIWLPSVLALAPRVGLIQLRCRKGIPPALRGRAWQYLSGGKVKLEQNTGRFDELDLLPGDPKWLDVIERDLHRQFPFHEMFVSRGGHGQQDLFRVLKAYTLHRPEEGYCQAQAPIAAVLLMHMPAEQAFWCLVQICEKYLPGYYSEKLEAIQLDGEILFSLLHRIAPVAHKHLSKQKIDPILYMTEWFMCAFSRTLPWSSVLRVWDMFFCEGVKILFRVGLVLLKHTLGSSDKLKSCQGQYETIERLRALNPKIMQEAFLVQEILELPVTERHIEREHLIQLKQWKETHGELQCPPCPRLHGAKAISNSEPYSRKALEPSPSIILPPSPALLPQGHKNKERADPGKGRPANGPSLEANGDQALAGPWARPQQLTPEASLHHQSKESLSSHESEDTYL
- the TBC1D10A gene encoding TBC1 domain family member 10A isoform X3, whose amino-acid sequence is MLNNWDKWMAKKHKKIQLRCRKGIPPALRGRAWQYLSGGKVKLEQNTGRFDELDLLPGDPKWLDVIERDLHRQFPFHEMFVSRGGHGQQDLFRVLKAYTLHRPEEGYCQAQAPIAAVLLMHMPAEQAFWCLVQICEKYLPGYYSEKLEAIQLDGEILFSLLHRIAPVAHKHLSKQKIDPILYMTEWFMCAFSRTLPWSSVLRVWDMFFCEGVKILFRVGLVLLKHTLGSSDKLKSCQGQYETIERLRALNPKIMQEAFLVQEILELPVTERHIEREHLIQLKQWKETHGELQCPPCPRLHGAKAISNSEPYSRKALEPSPSIILPPSPALLPQGHKNKERADPGKGRPANGPSLEANGDQALAGPWARPQQLTPEASLHHQSKESLSSHESEDTYL
- the TBC1D10A gene encoding TBC1 domain family member 10A isoform X1; translated protein: MAQSGGAGSRESPAGPERSSLGSGSGSGSESGGEQRVDKFGFLVGSESDGGPLEEVPLEVLRQRESKWLDMLNNWDKWMAKKHKKIQLRCRKGIPPALRGRAWQYLSGGKVKLEQNTGRFDELDLLPGDPKWLDVIERDLHRQFPFHEMFVSRGGHGQQDLFRVLKAYTLHRPEEGYCQAQAPIAAVLLMHMPAEQAFWCLVQICEKYLPGYYSEKLEAIQLDGEILFSLLHRIAPVAHKHLSKQKIDPILYMTEWFMCAFSRTLPWSSVLRVWDMFFCEGVKILFRVGLVLLKHTLGSSDKLKSCQGQYETIERLRALNPKIMQEAFLVQEILELPVTERHIEREHLIQLKQWKETHGELQCPPCPRLHGAKAISNSEPYSRKALEPSPSIILPPSPALLPQGHKNKERADPGKGRPANGPSLEANGDQALAGPWARPQQLTPEASLHHQSKESLSSHESEDTYL